From a single Proteiniborus sp. DW1 genomic region:
- a CDS encoding YfcC family protein, which produces MKEQEKKKKKFQFPTAFTVLFIILILAAILTYIVPAGLYSKLSYDPDKNLFLVENHEGEVSSYPATQETLESLNIRMNINKFLDGSIKKPIAIPGTYERIEQSPQGLLSVIMSPIQGIMDTVDIMVFVLILGGIIGLVNKSGAFDAGIAALSKRTKGKEFLLVVFVSLLIALGGTTFGLAEETIALYPILMPIFLASGYDAIVCIAAIYMGSSIGSMFSTVNPFSVVIASDAAGISFSEGLVFRAISLVLAMVITLIYIYRYAKRVQENPKNSLIYEDKERIEKRFLEYYDPENVAPFNWRRILMLLVFLGAFPILIWGVSTGIWWFPEMSGLFLAVAIIIIFLTGFSEKEAVNTFLEGAADLIGVVLIIGVARAINIVMDNGMISDTLLNYTSSVVGNMNRGIFAAVQMILFSFLGFFVPSSSGLATLSMPIMAPLADTVGISRAVVVTAYNWGQGWMSFITPTGLILATLEMVDVTYNKWLRFILPLMGVIGVFSIIMLILQTLV; this is translated from the coding sequence ATGAAAGAGCAAGAGAAAAAGAAGAAAAAATTTCAATTTCCTACAGCCTTTACGGTGCTATTTATCATACTAATACTAGCAGCTATATTAACCTATATAGTGCCAGCAGGACTATACTCAAAACTATCATATGACCCAGATAAAAATTTATTTTTAGTAGAAAACCATGAAGGAGAAGTCAGTAGCTATCCAGCGACACAAGAAACTTTAGAAAGCTTAAACATTAGAATGAATATCAATAAGTTTTTAGATGGAAGTATTAAAAAACCTATTGCTATTCCAGGTACTTATGAGAGAATAGAACAATCACCTCAAGGATTATTATCAGTTATCATGTCACCTATCCAAGGAATTATGGATACAGTGGATATTATGGTTTTCGTGTTGATACTTGGAGGGATTATTGGACTGGTTAATAAATCAGGAGCCTTTGATGCAGGAATTGCAGCGTTATCTAAGAGAACTAAAGGAAAGGAATTCTTATTAGTAGTATTTGTTTCATTACTAATAGCCCTCGGTGGGACTACATTTGGCTTAGCTGAAGAGACCATCGCACTATATCCTATTCTAATGCCGATATTCCTAGCAAGTGGATATGATGCAATAGTTTGTATTGCAGCCATATATATGGGTTCTTCTATTGGAAGTATGTTTTCAACTGTAAATCCATTTTCAGTAGTTATTGCTTCAGATGCAGCAGGAATTTCCTTTAGCGAAGGGCTTGTATTTCGTGCAATAAGCTTAGTATTGGCTATGGTTATTACACTTATTTATATTTATCGTTATGCAAAAAGAGTGCAAGAGAACCCGAAGAATTCTCTGATTTACGAAGACAAGGAAAGAATAGAAAAGAGATTCCTAGAATACTATGACCCGGAAAATGTAGCGCCATTTAACTGGAGACGAATTCTGATGCTACTCGTATTCTTAGGTGCATTTCCTATATTGATATGGGGAGTATCTACAGGTATTTGGTGGTTTCCAGAAATGTCAGGTTTGTTTTTAGCAGTAGCAATAATAATTATTTTCCTGACAGGTTTTTCAGAAAAAGAAGCTGTTAATACATTTTTAGAAGGTGCAGCAGATTTAATAGGAGTTGTGCTTATAATTGGAGTGGCAAGAGCTATTAATATAGTAATGGATAATGGAATGATTTCTGATACTTTACTTAATTATACATCGTCAGTAGTTGGAAATATGAATAGAGGTATTTTTGCAGCAGTTCAAATGATACTGTTTAGTTTCCTAGGTTTTTTCGTTCCATCATCATCTGGGCTTGCTACACTGTCTATGCCCATAATGGCACCTTTGGCTGATACAGTTGGTATATCAAGAGCTGTTGTGGTTACTGCATATAACTGGGGACAAGGATGGATGTCCTTTATTACTCCAACAGGACTAATCTTAGCAACACTTGAGATGGTAGATGTAACATATAATAAGTGGTTAAGATTTATACTTCCGTTGATGGGGGTAATAGGAGTTTTCTCAATCATAATGCTAATCCTGCAAACATTGGTGTAG
- a CDS encoding NEW3 domain-containing protein, whose protein sequence is MSLLKCKWVFKNFSLILITIILLSFSSASVLADRGLVISTSYPGIEGKAGETIDFPLKIENNTSDTQEVELKISSIPDKWEWNLQGNGRTVNKVIVDNDSSVNVSLGVSIPSDAKEGNYKIIVQAKGASISDSLTLDISLKELTKQDSKLTAEYPDLEGTPSTNFKYRVNLTNNSSTTQSYSLEANLPRGWQATFSPASSSEKIASISVDPNRNQGIDINIDPPDQVTAGEYTVPIVAKSAEETLKLDLKVIIKGTYDIELSTPTGKLSDTVYAGKEKGIKLAISNTGSTDLENVTLSSWEPNNWEVTFEPKEIDVLKAGETKEVIAKIKSDSKALVGDYVVRLTARTPEDSSTQEFRITVKTSTTWGIIGILIIVGLVVGLYYIFKKYGRR, encoded by the coding sequence ATGAGCTTACTTAAATGTAAGTGGGTTTTTAAAAACTTTTCTTTAATTCTTATTACAATCATATTATTAAGCTTTTCGTCAGCTTCAGTGTTAGCAGATAGGGGTTTAGTCATTAGTACATCCTATCCTGGTATTGAAGGAAAAGCAGGAGAAACAATTGACTTCCCTTTAAAAATTGAAAATAATACTTCAGACACACAAGAAGTAGAATTAAAAATCAGTTCTATACCTGATAAATGGGAGTGGAATTTACAAGGAAATGGACGAACTGTTAATAAGGTCATTGTTGACAATGATTCATCTGTAAATGTATCACTAGGTGTTTCCATACCTTCGGATGCTAAAGAAGGGAATTATAAAATAATCGTACAAGCTAAAGGAGCAAGTATATCTGACAGCTTGACACTTGATATAAGCCTTAAGGAGCTTACAAAGCAAGACAGTAAACTTACAGCTGAGTATCCTGATTTAGAAGGAACACCTTCAACCAATTTTAAGTATAGAGTGAATCTAACGAACAATAGTAGTACTACTCAGTCTTATAGTTTGGAAGCAAATCTACCAAGAGGATGGCAGGCTACATTTTCTCCAGCATCTTCAAGTGAAAAAATAGCAAGTATTAGTGTAGACCCTAATAGAAATCAAGGAATTGATATAAATATTGATCCACCTGATCAAGTAACCGCAGGAGAATATACTGTACCTATAGTAGCAAAGTCTGCAGAAGAAACTTTAAAATTAGATTTAAAAGTAATTATCAAAGGCACTTATGATATAGAGTTAAGTACTCCTACAGGAAAGCTAAGTGATACTGTTTATGCTGGTAAGGAAAAAGGAATAAAACTTGCTATAAGCAATACTGGTAGTACAGATTTAGAAAATGTCACTCTTAGCTCCTGGGAACCTAATAATTGGGAGGTTACATTTGAACCTAAGGAAATCGATGTATTAAAAGCTGGCGAAACTAAGGAAGTAATTGCAAAGATAAAGTCAGACAGTAAGGCCTTAGTTGGTGACTATGTAGTTAGATTAACAGCACGGACTCCTGAAGACAGTAGTACCCAAGAATTTCGAATTACAGTAAAAACCTCAACTACTTGGGGTATCATAGGAATCTTAATAATAGTTGGGTTAGTCGTAGGCCTTTACTATATATTCAAAAAGTACGGGAGACGATAG
- a CDS encoding TraB/GumN family protein, protein MDKKLKQSSRKGIVSLLLVLVMILTTIVPVWAEEIPTPDISQWAIGELNEGERYGIYPIEWYYDGFRTEISQERLEELLANTASKIEALDLTKKTDFEAVSHEATSTRGEVVKRLYNILAQYELPVGESSVEYMQERGILVGTHNGLDLDKPCTTEQAVILATRLVLDTYNQLQAGSKGLAWKVEHNGNTVYFLGSIHVGSSEVYPLNQRLKQAFNESDALIVEANLFDQQGGMEYFLGKATYQDGTTLKDHISEETYEKLVEVFKKYGLPEDVYNQFKPWSIANDLTVISMTNSDNLQQGAQSANLGIDMYFLSNALLFQKPIIELEGIRYQADLFDGLSAETQEEYLRSIIDSVLEPKTDETVDSAKLLEEWLALWINGDIEGFTASYGHSTKEAEEYEFTNMLFGKRDKDMAEKIITMLESENKGTYFVVVGAGHLTQDGTVLDQLIEKGYKVEVLQ, encoded by the coding sequence ATGGACAAAAAATTGAAGCAATCATCAAGAAAGGGTATAGTTTCATTATTATTGGTACTAGTAATGATACTAACTACAATTGTACCTGTTTGGGCTGAGGAAATTCCAACTCCTGATATTAGTCAATGGGCTATAGGTGAGTTAAATGAAGGAGAAAGATATGGAATATATCCTATTGAATGGTATTATGACGGTTTCAGAACTGAAATCTCACAGGAAAGACTAGAAGAACTATTAGCAAATACAGCCAGTAAAATAGAAGCTTTGGACTTAACTAAGAAGACAGATTTTGAGGCAGTTTCTCATGAAGCAACTAGTACAAGAGGCGAGGTTGTAAAGAGGCTATATAATATTTTAGCTCAATATGAATTACCAGTAGGTGAGTCATCAGTAGAATATATGCAAGAAAGAGGCATACTTGTAGGTACACATAATGGACTTGACTTAGATAAGCCATGTACTACAGAACAGGCAGTTATATTAGCAACTAGATTAGTTCTAGATACATATAATCAGTTACAAGCAGGTTCAAAAGGATTAGCTTGGAAAGTAGAACATAACGGTAATACCGTTTATTTCTTAGGATCAATTCATGTAGGCAGTAGTGAAGTCTATCCTTTGAATCAAAGATTAAAGCAAGCTTTTAATGAATCTGATGCCCTTATTGTAGAAGCCAATTTATTCGACCAACAAGGTGGGATGGAGTATTTCCTAGGAAAAGCTACATATCAAGATGGTACTACACTTAAGGATCATATAAGCGAAGAAACTTATGAAAAGCTAGTAGAAGTGTTTAAAAAATATGGATTACCAGAAGATGTTTATAATCAATTTAAACCTTGGAGTATAGCTAATGACTTAACTGTTATTTCTATGACAAATTCGGACAATCTTCAACAGGGAGCTCAGTCAGCTAATCTCGGAATAGATATGTATTTTCTTTCAAATGCATTATTATTTCAAAAGCCAATTATTGAATTAGAAGGAATAAGATATCAGGCTGACTTATTTGATGGATTATCAGCTGAAACTCAAGAAGAGTATTTAAGAAGTATAATAGATAGTGTCTTAGAACCAAAAACTGATGAGACTGTTGATTCGGCTAAGCTATTAGAAGAATGGCTTGCTCTATGGATAAATGGAGATATAGAAGGATTTACCGCTAGCTATGGTCATAGCACTAAGGAAGCTGAAGAATATGAATTTACTAATATGCTATTTGGTAAAAGAGATAAGGACATGGCAGAGAAAATAATCACTATGTTAGAATCAGAGAACAAGGGTACATATTTTGTTGTAGTAGGAGCAGGACATTTAACACAAGATGGCACAGTACTAGACCAACTAATTGAAAAAGGATATAAGGTTGAGGTTTTACAATAA
- a CDS encoding aminoacyl-histidine dipeptidase, whose protein sequence is MNKLEGLEPKRVFYYFEELSKIPRCSYNEQQISDYIKNIGEKLGLETIQDEVLNVIIRKPATPGYENSEGVIIQGHMDMVCEKEDDCNHDFSKDPIKLIVDGDYIHADKTTLGADNGIALAMGLAILEDNTLEHPSIELLITSSEETEMDGALGLSENVLKGTRLLNIDTEEEGVLIAGSAGGELIEARVPVDYEEVNDYVEVDLTVRGLMGGHSGGEIHKPRGNSNKILNGILKEILETIDIRLVSITGGTKDNAIPRQTTAKIAVKTEDIFRFKSLIEEIKNKTINIYKSEEPDIDIVVAEGDIASKTFDKRTFDSVVLLLDTIPTGVFTWMPQSKEIVESSSNLAIVRTEKDKIVIQVSIRSSSEDMLLELRNKIVDKIRQAKAEYSISGSYPEWEYNPKSELRDIALELYKDMYGKEMVSTVIHAGLECGVFAKKYPKLDIISIGPNMYDVHTPKERLSISSTKRVYEYLTELLKRLK, encoded by the coding sequence GTGAATAAGCTAGAAGGATTAGAACCAAAGAGAGTCTTTTATTATTTTGAAGAATTATCTAAAATTCCAAGGTGTTCCTATAATGAGCAACAAATAAGTGATTACATTAAAAATATAGGAGAAAAATTGGGGCTTGAGACAATTCAAGACGAAGTATTAAATGTTATCATCAGAAAGCCTGCTACACCAGGATATGAAAATTCAGAAGGAGTTATCATACAAGGTCATATGGACATGGTTTGTGAAAAGGAAGATGACTGTAATCATGACTTTAGCAAAGACCCCATAAAATTAATAGTTGATGGTGACTATATTCATGCAGATAAGACAACTCTAGGAGCAGATAATGGAATAGCGTTGGCTATGGGGTTAGCCATACTTGAGGATAATACTCTAGAGCACCCTAGTATTGAACTTCTGATTACATCATCCGAGGAGACTGAAATGGATGGGGCCCTTGGACTATCTGAAAATGTCTTGAAGGGAACTAGACTGCTTAATATAGACACTGAGGAAGAAGGTGTGCTTATAGCTGGTTCTGCTGGCGGAGAGTTGATAGAAGCAAGAGTTCCAGTAGATTATGAAGAAGTGAATGATTATGTGGAAGTGGATTTAACGGTAAGAGGATTAATGGGTGGACATTCTGGCGGAGAAATTCACAAGCCTAGGGGTAATTCCAATAAGATTTTAAATGGTATATTAAAAGAAATATTAGAAACTATAGATATAAGGCTAGTGTCTATAACAGGTGGAACTAAGGATAATGCAATTCCTAGACAGACAACAGCTAAAATTGCAGTGAAAACAGAGGACATATTTAGGTTTAAAAGCTTGATTGAGGAAATAAAGAATAAGACTATAAATATATATAAGTCAGAGGAACCAGATATAGATATAGTTGTTGCAGAAGGGGATATAGCATCAAAAACCTTTGATAAGAGAACCTTTGATTCTGTAGTCCTACTTTTAGATACTATTCCAACAGGAGTATTTACCTGGATGCCTCAAAGCAAGGAAATAGTAGAAAGCTCTAGTAACTTAGCTATAGTAAGAACAGAAAAAGATAAGATTGTTATCCAAGTGTCTATAAGAAGCTCATCTGAAGATATGTTATTAGAGCTACGTAATAAGATTGTTGATAAAATCAGACAGGCTAAAGCAGAGTACAGTATTAGCGGAAGTTATCCAGAATGGGAATACAATCCTAAATCAGAATTAAGAGATATAGCATTAGAGCTTTATAAGGATATGTATGGAAAAGAAATGGTATCTACAGTTATTCATGCAGGCTTAGAATGTGGAGTATTTGCAAAGAAGTATCCAAAATTAGATATAATATCCATTGGACCCAATATGTATGATGTTCATACACCAAAAGAGAGACTTAGCATTTCATCTACTAAGAGGGTTTATGAGTACTTAACTGAGCTTCTAAAGAGACTAAAGTAA
- a CDS encoding sigma-70 family RNA polymerase sigma factor: MLSEPQKINSKKETLEYLMKRFGHKVLKLAYYYVRDRYQAEDIAQEVFCKVYEGLDNFRGESSYYTWIYRITVNKCRDYLTSSSFKRLFFWDNIKKLDSIKRQNYTTRLFEEIEGGEIFKKVMDLPTKYRIVIVLYYLEGLNTKEIAQVLNLKESTVRTRLCRARDKLKEILAEEVLE; this comes from the coding sequence ATGTTATCAGAACCCCAAAAAATAAATAGCAAGAAAGAAACCCTAGAATATTTGATGAAAAGATTTGGACATAAGGTTTTAAAATTAGCCTATTATTATGTCAGGGATAGATACCAGGCAGAAGACATAGCCCAAGAGGTATTTTGCAAAGTATATGAAGGACTTGATAACTTTAGAGGCGAAAGCTCTTATTATACATGGATTTACAGAATTACAGTTAATAAGTGTAGGGACTACTTGACTTCTTCATCATTTAAACGATTATTCTTCTGGGACAATATCAAAAAACTAGACTCTATTAAAAGACAAAACTATACCACTAGACTTTTTGAAGAAATAGAAGGTGGAGAAATTTTTAAAAAAGTAATGGACTTGCCTACAAAATATAGAATAGTCATTGTTCTATACTACCTAGAAGGCTTAAATACTAAGGAAATCGCTCAAGTATTAAATCTAAAAGAAAGCACAGTTAGAACCAGACTTTGTAGAGCAAGAGATAAACTAAAAGAAATTCTGGCTGAGGAGGTCTTAGAATGA
- a CDS encoding ABC transporter ATP-binding protein, giving the protein MTVKYIIETENLTKKYGDLTAVDSLNLKIKEGEIYGLLGPNGAGKTTTILMMLGLSEPTSGRVLIDGYNSTTDPIKVKKIVGYLPDNMGFYEDLTGKENIRFIAELNKVDIKNLSNKIDSILERVGLSNAGDKKVGTYSKGMRQRLGIADILIRDPKVVILDEPTLGLDPEGIEYMLNLIYELSRKDKRTVLISSHLLHQIQKICDRVGIFVKGKLLASGPIDSLSEQVFGNEYFNLEIKSDNADEKLFDLIKNIAEVEEVHNENNKIIIKSKADIRKKMVKILYENNYSLLHLKLLERDLDDIYKKYFEKKEVLDASN; this is encoded by the coding sequence ATGACTGTTAAGTACATTATTGAGACTGAAAATTTAACTAAAAAATATGGTGACTTGACTGCAGTAGACAGCTTAAATCTTAAAATTAAAGAAGGAGAAATATATGGACTGTTGGGCCCAAATGGAGCTGGCAAAACAACTACGATTTTAATGATGCTAGGTTTATCCGAGCCTACTAGTGGTAGGGTTTTAATAGATGGGTACAATTCAACTACTGACCCAATAAAGGTTAAGAAAATAGTAGGTTATCTACCTGATAATATGGGTTTTTATGAAGATTTGACTGGAAAAGAAAACATACGGTTTATTGCAGAGTTAAATAAGGTAGATATAAAGAATTTAAGTAATAAAATTGACTCAATATTAGAAAGAGTAGGCCTATCAAATGCAGGAGATAAGAAAGTAGGCACTTATTCTAAGGGTATGCGTCAAAGACTAGGCATTGCAGATATTCTCATTAGAGACCCAAAGGTAGTAATATTAGATGAACCTACGCTAGGGTTAGACCCTGAGGGAATTGAATACATGCTAAATCTAATATATGAGCTATCCAGAAAAGATAAAAGGACAGTTTTGATTTCTTCTCATCTTCTACATCAAATACAAAAAATATGTGATAGAGTAGGTATTTTTGTAAAAGGCAAACTTCTTGCCTCTGGACCTATCGATTCACTTAGTGAACAAGTATTTGGAAATGAGTATTTTAATCTAGAAATTAAGTCTGATAATGCAGATGAAAAGCTTTTTGATCTAATTAAAAATATTGCTGAAGTTGAAGAGGTCCATAATGAAAACAATAAGATTATTATTAAGTCGAAAGCAGACATAAGAAAAAAAATGGTTAAGATATTGTATGAAAATAATTATAGCCTCCTACACCTAAAACTACTGGAAAGAGATCTTGATGATATCTATAAGAAATATTTTGAGAAAAAGGAGGTATTAGATGCTAGCAATTAG
- a CDS encoding ABC transporter permease subunit encodes MLAIRFDGLGPLYRKEISDHLRSKRFTLILILVFIIGLSSIYSAGLGIREAINKETDDFAFLKLYTSSGDYIPSFVSFISFLGPLIGLALGFDSINGERARGTLNRLLSQPINRDTVIIGKFLAGMSILSITVLTLGIGIAGLGILLIGIPPTLEEFARLIVYLFITILYIGIWYAISLMFSLVFKQTATSALAGIALWIFMSIFISLFAGLIANGLYPVDNQATVDTMLKHESLKQNINRVSPSTLYNEAMTTILNPGVRSIGLVLITQLEGAIASPLPFGQSLMLIWAHIVTMVAIPLICFAISYIMFMKQEIRAI; translated from the coding sequence ATGCTAGCAATTAGGTTTGATGGATTAGGTCCCTTATATAGAAAGGAAATCTCTGACCATTTAAGGAGCAAGAGATTTACTTTAATTCTTATACTTGTATTTATAATAGGTTTGTCTAGTATTTACAGTGCAGGCCTTGGAATTAGAGAAGCAATAAATAAAGAGACTGATGATTTTGCTTTCCTAAAACTATATACCAGCAGCGGAGATTATATCCCATCTTTTGTCTCTTTTATCTCTTTTTTAGGACCATTAATAGGTCTAGCCTTAGGATTTGACTCTATAAATGGAGAAAGAGCAAGAGGAACATTAAATAGGTTATTATCTCAACCTATTAACAGAGATACGGTTATAATTGGCAAATTTCTTGCTGGTATGAGCATTTTATCTATAACGGTACTAACTCTTGGAATAGGAATTGCAGGATTAGGGATTTTGCTAATAGGTATACCTCCTACTCTTGAAGAATTCGCAAGACTTATAGTATATTTATTTATAACAATACTATATATAGGAATATGGTATGCAATTTCTTTAATGTTTTCTTTGGTATTTAAACAAACTGCTACATCGGCTTTAGCTGGAATAGCGTTGTGGATTTTTATGTCAATTTTCATAAGTCTTTTTGCTGGTTTAATTGCAAATGGGCTTTATCCAGTAGATAACCAAGCTACTGTTGATACAATGCTTAAGCACGAATCCCTTAAGCAAAATATAAATAGAGTATCTCCATCAACCCTTTATAATGAAGCCATGACTACAATCTTAAATCCTGGTGTAAGGTCTATTGGATTAGTTTTAATCACTCAGCTAGAAGGTGCTATAGCTAGCCCACTTCCTTTTGGTCAAAGCCTGATGCTAATATGGGCACATATAGTCACAATGGTAGCCATACCTCTCATTTGCTTTGCCATTTCCTATATAATGTTTATGAAACAAGAAATTAGAGCTATATAG